Proteins co-encoded in one Flavobacteriaceae bacterium MAR_2009_75 genomic window:
- a CDS encoding trk system potassium uptake protein TrkH yields the protein MGLLLLCNGGFMLLAALVSGIYSDGATLGIALAAITSMFGGTFAMFYTRDHKKEVKRKEGYIIVTFGWIVMSVSGMLPYLFSNAIPSVTNAFFETISGYTTTGASILDDIESLPEGLLFWRSLTHWIGGMGIIVLAIAILPLLGIGGMQLFAAEAPGPSADKLHPRITDTAKRLWFIYLGYTLAETVLLKLAGMSFFDAINHSLATLSTGGFSTKNLSLAYWNDQPLIQYIIILFMFLAGTNFVMSYFAFKGKIQRIIKDEELKFYTGFILSFTIIAALVIFFKADVVINDYHPKVLGDAESAFRHALFQVVAVVTTTGFVTADFTSWTPFLTVFFFGLMFLGGSAGSTAGGIKVMRHILIIKNGLLEFKRTLHTSAVIPVRYNGKTVKEHIVYNIIAFFVLYMLLFIIGALGLGAMGMDFVTAIGGAASSLGNVGPAFGTLNPVSNFNGLPDIGKWWCGFLMLAGRLELFTVLILFSPYFWKKI from the coding sequence ATGGGGCTGCTATTGCTTTGCAATGGTGGCTTTATGCTTTTGGCGGCATTAGTGAGCGGCATTTATTCCGATGGGGCTACACTTGGCATTGCTCTGGCCGCAATAACCTCAATGTTCGGGGGTACTTTCGCAATGTTCTATACTAGAGACCATAAAAAAGAGGTAAAGCGTAAAGAAGGTTATATCATCGTTACCTTTGGTTGGATCGTGATGTCGGTATCGGGTATGCTTCCGTATCTGTTTTCTAACGCCATACCTTCCGTTACCAATGCTTTTTTTGAAACTATTTCCGGTTATACCACGACGGGGGCGTCAATATTGGATGATATCGAGTCGCTACCGGAAGGGTTGTTGTTTTGGCGCAGTTTGACGCATTGGATCGGTGGAATGGGAATTATTGTATTGGCAATCGCCATATTACCGCTTTTAGGTATTGGGGGTATGCAGTTATTTGCAGCGGAAGCACCAGGGCCTAGCGCTGATAAATTACACCCACGTATAACCGATACGGCCAAACGACTTTGGTTTATTTATTTGGGCTATACCTTGGCGGAGACCGTACTTTTGAAGTTAGCTGGCATGTCTTTTTTCGATGCCATCAACCATTCTTTGGCAACCCTTTCAACAGGTGGTTTTTCTACTAAAAACCTGAGCTTAGCATACTGGAACGATCAGCCATTGATACAATATATTATAATTTTATTTATGTTCTTGGCGGGTACGAACTTCGTAATGAGTTACTTCGCGTTTAAGGGAAAAATACAGCGTATTATAAAAGATGAGGAGCTGAAATTTTATACGGGCTTTATTCTTTCATTTACAATTATTGCCGCTTTGGTAATATTCTTTAAAGCCGATGTCGTTATAAATGATTATCACCCTAAAGTTTTGGGCGATGCCGAAAGTGCTTTTCGACATGCGCTATTTCAAGTTGTCGCTGTGGTAACCACAACAGGTTTTGTCACGGCCGACTTTACTAGTTGGACACCTTTCTTGACCGTCTTCTTTTTCGGATTGATGTTTTTGGGAGGTTCTGCGGGTTCGACCGCAGGTGGTATCAAAGTAATGCGACATATCTTAATCATCAAGAACGGATTATTAGAGTTTAAGCGCACATTGCATACCAGTGCCGTAATACCCGTACGCTATAATGGCAAAACAGTGAAGGAACATATTGTCTATAATATCATAGCTTTTTTTGTGCTCTATATGTTGCTATTTATTATTGGCGCGTTAGGCCTTGGGGCGATGGGTATGGATTTTGTTACCGCAATAGGTGGTGCCGCCTCTTCTTTAGGCAATGTTGGCCCAGCGTTCGGCACATTGAATCCGGTAAGTAATTTTAATGGCTTGCCCGATATAGGTAAGTGGTGGTGCGGTTTTTTAATGCTCGCCGGTAGGTTAGAACTGTTTACGGTGCTGATCCTGTTCTCGCCTTACTTCTGGAAAAAAATATAA